One genomic region from Candidatus Methylomirabilota bacterium encodes:
- a CDS encoding ABC transporter substrate-binding protein, translating to MTLSTAGRITMGLLLAAALAVPTSAMAQDKPRSGGDLIFVVPSEPPSYDAHQEETFGVIHPMAPHYSTLLKVDPFDKTGTKPVGDLAESWTISKDGMTYTFKLRRGVKFHDGSEMTSKDVKASYDKIIFPPPGVKSDRKTAYEVVEVVEAPDAYTVRFRLKRPESSLLLNLASPWNWIYKADILAKDMHWYQKNVMGTGPFKFVEHVKGSHWVGKKNPDYWDKGKPYLDSYRAIFVSSSSAQVAAVRGERAHIQFRSFSPGERDSLVQALGSKITVQESPWDCLNFVTMHHEKKPFDDKRVRRALSLALDRYEGSKALSRITLVKDVAGIQVPGTPYATPQAELEKLAGYGHDINANRAEAKRLLREAGVPDGFAFTFKNRAIPHPYEPLGIWLIDQWRQIGLNVKMEMIEASAYHPMLKRGDFDVTMDFQCGFIVEPDLDLPRFVSTSDTNYGKHKDKMIDELFAKQARATDAEERKRYLRAFEKRLLDEEVHVIYTLQWHRIIPHNSKVKGWTITPSHYLNNQLDTVWLGD from the coding sequence ATGACACTGTCCACTGCCGGGCGCATCACGATGGGACTTCTGCTGGCCGCCGCCCTCGCGGTGCCGACGTCAGCCATGGCCCAGGACAAGCCCCGCTCAGGCGGCGATCTGATCTTCGTCGTTCCCTCGGAACCGCCCTCCTACGATGCCCATCAGGAGGAGACCTTCGGGGTCATCCACCCCATGGCACCGCACTACAGCACGCTCCTCAAGGTCGACCCCTTCGACAAGACGGGGACCAAGCCGGTGGGCGACCTGGCCGAGTCCTGGACCATCTCCAAGGACGGGATGACCTATACCTTCAAGCTCCGGCGCGGGGTCAAGTTCCACGACGGCAGCGAGATGACCTCCAAGGACGTCAAGGCCAGCTACGACAAGATCATCTTTCCCCCGCCCGGCGTGAAGTCGGACCGGAAGACCGCGTACGAGGTGGTCGAGGTGGTCGAGGCCCCGGACGCCTACACGGTACGCTTCCGTCTCAAGCGGCCGGAGTCGTCCCTGCTGCTCAATCTGGCCTCGCCCTGGAACTGGATCTACAAGGCCGACATCCTCGCCAAGGACATGCACTGGTACCAGAAGAACGTCATGGGCACCGGGCCCTTCAAGTTCGTGGAGCACGTGAAGGGCTCGCACTGGGTCGGCAAGAAGAACCCGGACTACTGGGACAAGGGCAAGCCCTACCTGGACAGCTACCGCGCGATCTTCGTCTCCTCGTCGTCGGCCCAGGTGGCGGCCGTCCGCGGTGAGCGCGCCCACATCCAGTTCCGCAGCTTCAGCCCGGGCGAGCGCGACAGCCTCGTGCAGGCGCTGGGCTCCAAGATCACGGTGCAGGAGAGCCCGTGGGACTGCCTGAACTTCGTGACGATGCATCACGAGAAGAAGCCCTTCGACGACAAGCGGGTCCGGCGCGCCCTGTCTCTCGCCCTGGACCGCTACGAGGGCTCGAAGGCGCTGTCGCGGATCACGCTGGTCAAGGATGTAGCGGGCATCCAGGTGCCCGGCACGCCCTACGCAACTCCCCAGGCGGAGCTGGAGAAGCTGGCCGGCTACGGGCACGACATCAACGCCAACCGGGCCGAGGCCAAGCGCCTGCTGCGCGAGGCGGGCGTTCCGGACGGTTTTGCGTTCACTTTCAAGAACCGCGCCATCCCGCACCCGTACGAGCCCCTGGGCATCTGGCTCATCGATCAGTGGCGCCAGATCGGGCTCAACGTCAAGATGGAGATGATCGAGGCCTCGGCCTACCATCCGATGCTCAAGCGCGGCGACTTCGACGTGACCATGGACTTCCAGTGCGGCTTCATCGTCGAGCCGGACCTGGACCTGCCGCGGTTCGTCAGCACGTCGGACACCAACTACGGCAAGCACAAGGACAAGATGATCGACGAGCTCTTCGCCAAGCAGGCGCGAGCCACCGATGCCGAGGAGCGGAAGCGCTACCTCCGCGCCTTCGAGAAGCGCCTCCTCGACGAGGAGGTCCACGTGATCTACACGCTCCAGTGGCACCGCATCATCCCGCACAACTCGAAGGTCAAGGGCTGGACGATCACGCCCAGCCACTATTTGAACAACCAGCTC